A DNA window from Calliphora vicina chromosome 1, idCalVici1.1, whole genome shotgun sequence contains the following coding sequences:
- the Nsun5 gene encoding 28S rRNA (cytosine-C(5))-methyltransferase gives MSGFQHSVKVPTQYRKVAAILKTALENRQKSLKTLIYEEKHARIGSMQAVLKQYIDNRGAIDAAIEQTKILEENPRLSPALCRILVTELIFGRKTLNGESKPVQTVREYRDRLVEALGGEANATDSVATKKKDLKPRYVRVNTNLLSMEEADTMLAREEFRKKELPPFENYEDFLKAVQDLAEDEYMLDMHVDNLLIFNPKNKHYLACHQFTSERKFMLQDKGTCLVAELLRPPVGSTVLDMCAAPGMKTIHTCNVLQNQGTIYSVEQSPERYRILCNMTEAAGCKIVQPIKGDALTVTPEQCPGVEYILVDPSCTGSGIQNRLSLEPEEKCPERLKKLAGLQIKMLSYAMSTFPDVKRIAYSTCSLYEEENEQVVQKCLLLNPNFKLLSGKKALRNKWRNVGSSDYKKIGKNCIYTRPEDDLADGIFIAIFEKCSSNIGDE, from the exons atgtcagGTTTCCAGCATTCGGTAAAAGTGCCCACACAATACAGGAAGGTTGCAGCCATATTAAAAACTGCCTTGGAAAATCGTCAGAAatctttaaaaacattaatttatgaAGAAAAACATGCT CGCATTGGTAGTATGCAGGCTGTGCTGAAACAGTATATAGATAATCGTGGAGCCATAGATGCTGCTatagaacaaacaaaaattttagaagaaaatcCCCGTCTAAGTCCAGCATTGTGTAGAATTCTGGTAACTGAATTGATATTTGGACGCAAAACATTAAACGGCGAATCGAAGCCAGTACAAACTGTACGCGAATATCGTGATCGCTTAGTGGAAGCATTGGGCGGTGAAGCTAACGCAACGGATAGTGTTGCGACAAAGAAAAAAG ATCTTAAGCCTCGTTATGTTCGAGTCAATACGAATTTACTTAGCATGGAGGAAGCTGATACCATGTTGGCCAGGGAAGAGTTTCGTAAAAAGGAACTTCCTCCTTTCGAGAATTACGAAGATTTCTTGAAGGCCGTACAGGATTTGGCTGAAGATGAATACATGTTGGATATGCATGTCGataatttattgatatttaatCCGAAAAACAAGCATTATTTGGCCTGTCATCAATTTACCAGCGAGAGGAAGTTTATGCTACAAGATAAG gGCACCTGTTTGGTAGCAGAACTTTTACGCCCGCCAGTCGGATCTACGGTTTTGGACATGTGCGCTGCCCCGGGCATGAAAACTATACACACCTGTAATGTTTTACAAAATCAAGGCACCATCTATTCCGTTGAACAAAGTCCTGAACGTTATCGTATTCTTTGCAATATGACCGAAGCAGCTGGCTGTAAAATTGTTCAACCCATTAAGGGCGATGCACTCACCGTAACACCCGAACAATGTCCCGGTGTTGAGTACATACTAGTGGATCCCTCGTGCACCGGTTCGGGTATACAGAATCGTTTGTCTCTGGAACCTGAAGAAAAATGTCCCGAACGTCTTAAGAAATTGGCGGGTTTGCAAATCAAAATGCTCTCCTATGCCATGTCTACATTTCCGGATGTTAAGCGTATTGCTTATTCGACCTGTTCACTGTACGAGGAAGAAAACGAACAAGTTGTCCAGaaatgtttactattgaatcCGAACTTTAAGTTGCTGAGTGGCAAAAAGGCTTTACGCAACAAATGGCGTAATGTTGGCAGTTCAGATTACaagaaaattggtaaaaattgcatttataCACGACCGGAAGACGATTTAGCAGACGGTATTTTTATAGCTATATTTGAGAAATGTAGCAGCAACATAGGAGATGAATAA